The genomic window CGGATGTGATCATAGTAGATGATATGATTGATACATCTGGAACTTTATGTGAAGCTGCTAAGCAACTGAAGAAGCATGGCGCGAGAAGAGTATTCGCTTTCGCTACACATGGACTTTTTTCCGGACCTGCTATTGAGCGAATTGAAAACTCCCCCCTGGAGGAAGTCGTTGTGACGGATACTGTAAAATCGAACAAAAACATCGACAGCTGTAAGAAGATTACAAAGTTGAGTGTCTCTGTACTCGTGGCCGATGCGATTAGACGTATCCACCAGAAGGAGTCCCTAAACGATCTTTTCAACATGAAGGGGTAGGAACTGCCACACGGGGGAGCGATCCACTGGAATTGCATTCCCCCGTTCGATCAGGGcgcacgcaaaaaaaaaaaaagggagagccTTCCCTTGGTTGTGCTGTCCTGTTTTGTGGCGTGTCGATTTTTTTAAGCGTGACAAAGTGTTCTTCACGTGGTCCACATTGCATGCACACTCCACAATGGAAGGTATCACGtggggtgtgtgtgtctgCGTGCAGTTAcgtcaaaaaagggaaactgaaaaatgaagcaaaaaaatgaaataacgTAATAACGAAGTGACTGCTCGCCATGGCTGCCAAGCGAACGCAGTCTGCCTGCACACGCACGCTTGAAGGTTGAATGCCTCCCCACCGACGCGCTGCAAAAACAAAACCAAGCAACCCCGTTTGTTAATAATTCGTTCGTTTTTGCGTATTCATCCGTTTCACTGTGTTGTGCAGCGCCTTCCAATACCaacttcttccccccaagtaaagcatttaaaaaaaaaaaaaaaaaacgcatgcGTTAACAGTGGGAAGTGCAGTAGTTCTTCCGTCACCACGTGATTACGTCCAACCGAACGGAAGGTGTATTCCCACAAGTGGGATAAGGGACCAGCCTAAAAGAGACCATCTCTATCAGTTTTTCAATAAGCGGtctacaaaaaaaactggtgcaattattttattttttttgacaagCTATACAATTTGTTCCGATTGACGGTGTTCGCCTGTTCCGATCTGTTCAAATGTGCTCTCACCCAAAAGTGGGTAAAAGCTGAAAGTGGTTGCCTTTAGTGGAGGTGCTCAAAATGGTTAAGCGGCGTTAACGTCAGCTACAATGTGGGGGcgacaaggaaaaaaaatatgaacaaaaaaaaaaaaaaaaaaaaaatactatcttcctttttagctgttttttttttttttttttttcttgttcatattttttctgcacgCTCCTCACATTCTAGCCGACGTCAACGCCGCTTGACCGCTCGTTGGTTGTTTTACTAATAGTGGAAGCGCGAAAGTGCTGGATGCATGATAAGCACGAACACGTGGAATACAGTTTAGCAATTTGTTCCCTCTGGAGAGGCTCCAACAAGGACTCTTCCCAATCGGCCTCAACCAAGCGAACTGAACAAGCCGCACCTGTGATTTCCTGAAAGCCTGTTCGAAAGAGAACGTTATTGTTACGCTAGAGCGacgttcttcttcccccccctgtgAATATTTTCCACTGTAGGTATTTTATAAGATTGCTCCTTCGAGCAGTACATAAATGAATGCACAAATACCTACGTGAGTATGACACAAGCACATTTCCTTTCTCCCCACCCACATATTCATGTAGGACACCACCCCTGGCAAACATGAGCTCCAACTCCCCCAAGGACTTTGTCGAGAGTTTGAAAGGGCGAGTCGTTATAGTACGACTGAACAACGGGTCCGACTTCAAGGGCATTCTGGCCTGCCTGGATGAACGCATGAACGTTGCGCTGGAGCAGACGGAGGAGTTTTTCGAAGGCGAGTTTGTTGAAAGCTACTACGATGCCTTCATTCGGGGCAACAACGTGTTTTACATACGGGCTATCGACGATGAGTAGGTGAAGAGGAAACTGCACATTCGGAGATAACCCCTTATACACATGACGAATGTGGAAGACCATTCCCGTGTGACGAGCAGCCACACGTGCACACCCCAatggaaacttttttttttttttttttttgtatgcatcCTCTTTTTACTTTAACGTGACACCGACTGTTAACTGTAGTAGCCACTAGCGCGAATACCTTTTTTGTACGCTAAACGTGGTTAAATGGTTGGGAGGGTTCGTTTTGCCCATCCGTTGGGGCTTCTCCCCatgcaaaatgtgcacaaaagcAGGGAAGATGGTAACCACAGAGCCCCCCTCCATTACTGAATACCGAGTAACCGTTTGTTAAGCCTTTCTTACGTGGGTGTCTCAATCTACCTCTTCGTTCAAGTTGGTTCCGACGCGGGAA from Plasmodium coatneyi strain Hackeri chromosome 12, complete sequence includes these protein-coding regions:
- a CDS encoding Small nuclear ribonucleoprotein; the encoded protein is MSSNSPKDFVESLKGRVVIVRLNNGSDFKGILACLDERMNVALEQTEEFFEGEFVESYYDAFIRGNNVFYIRAIDDE